A genomic segment from Callithrix jacchus isolate 240 chromosome 8, calJac240_pri, whole genome shotgun sequence encodes:
- the LOC103793556 gene encoding immunoglobulin heavy variable 1-69D: MDWTWRILFLVATATGAHSQEQLVQSGAEVKKPGASVKVSCKASGYSFTSYAISWVRQAPGQGLEWMGVIIPIVGVTNYAQKFQDRVTMTADTSTSTAYMELSSLRPEDTAVYYCARDTV, translated from the exons ATGGACTGGACCTGGAGGATCCTCTTCTTGGTGGCAACAGCAACAG GTGCCCACTCCCAGGAGCAGCTGGTGCAGTCTGGGGCTGAGGTGAAGAAGCCTGGGGCCTCAGTGAAGGTCTCCTGCAAGGCTTCTGGATACAGCTTCACCAGCTATGCTATCAGCTGGGTGCGACAGGCCCCTGGACAAGGGCTCGAGTGGATGGGAGTGATTATCCCTATAGTTGGTGTCACAAACTATGCACAGAAGTTCCAGGACAGAGTCACCATGACCGCGGACACGTCCACGAGCACAGCCTACATGGAGCTGAGCAGCCTGAGACCTGAGGACACAGCCGTGTATTACTGTGCGAGAGACACAGTGTGA